The Nitrospirota bacterium DNA segment CGGTCTTCGCGGTCTGTCTCGCCACGTCGGCCGGCGTGCCGGCTTTGATCATGACGATGGTCCCTTGCATCATCGTGACCAGGACCCGGGCCAACGCGCGCGGGTCTTTGTGTTTCGCAAGTTCCCCTTCGTGCTTCGCGCGTGAAAGCAGCCGAAAGAAGCCCTCTTCCACTATCTGCAACCGTCTCGACATTTTCAGGGCGATGTCTTTCTCATGTGGACCCAGTTTTACCAGCGTGTTGGTCATTATTCCACCTTGGCGTAATGGATCGGAGAGGCCGAATTCCAGCATGGCGCCGATGAACTGGCGGATGAGAGGAAGTGCCAGGCCCGCTGGCTCAAGATGGAGAGCCTGCTGCCGATGTCGCTACTGGAGCAATAGAGGTCCATGGCTTTCAAGAACAGTGCGCGGTTGTCGCCGAAGGTGGCGTAGAGGCTACCGCGATTGAGGCCCGCCGCATTGAGCAGACACTAATCGATGCGTGAAGATCGTGCCATGCCGTTGTCAGTACGAGGCCTACGTAGTTCTAGGGAACCCTTTTGTTTTCTATACAATCGCGCTCGCGGTGTAATACAACGTCACAGTTGCCGAATGCCGACAATCCGGATGGGAGAATGCCGGGCAGGGGCGATGTCATTCGTTGTCTAGGTGGAGTTTGCGCATGAAGCAGATCTTGGAATATCTACGGTCGTACGGGAAATCGTTACTGGGGAAGGCAGGCGTGCCTGCAGTCGAGCACGCGATGCATGATGTCTCGTGGCAGGGCAGACCTGCTCTTCGGGTTGAGCGCCGGCGGGAAGTTCGACATGCGAGAATCAGTCCCTGTACCTATGGCTTGATGCGTTCGGTGGATCGCGATGGTGTGATACTCGAAGAGGGGTATGGCACGGCAGTGAGCCTCAGCCCGACCGGACTGCGGCTCCTGCTCGGCGTCGCTCCGTCCACAGGGCAGCTTCTGGAAATCCAAACCGGTAACTCAGCGATCAAGAATGCAGTCTGTCTGGCAGAAGTCTGTTGGACGAAACCCCTGAGGCAAGAGTCGCAGGGTGCGCTCTACCTCGTCGGCTGTCGTGTGAGCTTCGGCAGTACGCATGCGTGAGGCAGCTCATGCCCTGTGTGGCTAGCCATCTTCTTTCCTTCAGCCTGCTCCCGGCCTCCTAAAAATCGTATAGATGATCGAACTGCACCCCTTCCTTCTCCAGGCTTGGTAGGGTCTCATGCAGTTGTCCCAGCGGAACGAGCAACGCGACACGTTTGTGTGCAGGTTGCGTGAGGATCGTCCATTCGCAGACCCACGTTCCCCGGTGAAGCAGATCCCGCCAGTCCTTCGGTGCGATGATGGTCATGAGGATAGACTCATTGCCCGCGACTTCGACCAGCCGGACGTTGTGAGCGAGAAGATCTCGCACGGCCTGTCCGAAGGGTTCGTATCGAGGCAGTGACAGGAGCGTCGAGCGCCCGCCAAGGTTCTGGAGTATACGAATGCTGGGACCGATGCCACCGATATCCTGAGATCCTTGTTGTGCCCAGGCTTGAATCTCCAGCGCTTCGGGATCGTAGCTTGCTTGTGTGCCTTGTTTGATTGCCAAGCTCCAGGCGGATTTGAAGAGCAGTTCCACCGTGAACTCGACGCGCCGTTCCCATCGGCGCAGGACAGGCTCTTCCCCTGCTTCTTTCAAGCGCCACAATTCGGAGAGCTTCGTCCAGAACGGATACTCGTACCAGGGTGTCGCATGGATGAAGCTGGAGTAATCCCGGGCGACCTCTTGGATGAAGCGATCCTCCGCCGTTCGTGCAGCCCAGGTTCCCTCCGTTGCCATCCAGGCCGTCATGGCCCCGACCGTCGACTCATAGAGGCCCTTGACGGCATATTCAGCGGTATAACTGACGCCGACGACGCCGATCATCACGTGATACCCCCAGTTGAAGGTCGGCGCCTGCCAGGTTTCGTGGAGGATCTGGCGATAGAGACACCAGAACTGGCGGATGCTCGTGAAGTAGGGAAATTCGCTGGGTGGGCGGGCTTGAACAAAGGCCGCGAACTCATCGGCGCTATAGACGATGTACCATTCCGGCAGGGTGAGGAAGGTTTGGTCGGCGCGACGGGCGTAATGCGTCAGGGTTTGAAGTTTTTTTTTACATCTCGATCGGACGTCTCAGTGGTTGACGGCGTCGGTAACAGCGTTTGCGATATGCCAGACGGGTGGTAATACCTATCCCATAATTTATTCCGGAACCGGTTGTCCGGATCGAGTTGCTGTTTCAGCAGGAACCATTCCTTCGCGTGCGGGTAGGCCTGCTGAAATTGCTCGTCGGTGCCATGGAGCTGATAGGGCAGATAGTAGGTCCCGCCCACCGATAGCACCGCATCAATCAGTTCGCGCGTCCAAATGCCGACGGTCGTTTTCTCGTGCGGCGCGGTGCCCTGCTTGTAATAGACCACGAAGGCAAACACTTCTTCTCGAGCCCAGGCCATGAGCGAGCCGCGATCCGGCACGGCATGGCGGATCGAGACGTTCATGATGTTGGCATGGTAACGCGTGAAGATCTCCGCCATTTTCGGCATGAATTCGTCGAACCGATGGACCGGGACGAAATATTCTTGCAGGACATAGGTCGAGGTGTCCCGCGATCGTGGTTCGAGCTGATGCACGTCGTAACTGGCTTCATAATTCCGCCAGACGACGGCTTCGCCGCGCAGCCGCAGCGGATCGATCACATATTCCCGAAACTGTTTGCCGAACGGAATCTCCGATAGCCAGTAGTAGGAGAGCTGATCGAACCAGTAATGGCTTTGGATCGGCATCAACCGCTCCTCCACCGTAACTGGCTTGTCCGTAGCCGACCAGGTAATCGAGAGCACCTCGTCGTAGGCCGGTGGGTAGATGTCGCCATTATGAAAGATGGCGGTTTTGGAAGGCTTAATGGTTTTGAAGAAGAAATCTTTGTAGGCCGTGACCGGCATGGCTTGGACGCTGCGCTCCACTTTGAGATTATCCGCCAGCTCCAGGGTCGCCTCCACAATGACTCCCAGCCCTCCGTATCCGCCGATGCAGCCGAAGAACAGCTCGGGCCGTTCGGTCGGGCTCGCCTCCACCAATTGGCCATCTGCAAGGACGACCTTGAGGGCCTTCACAGAACCGATCAGCGGGCCCTGCCCCACGTATCGGCCATGAACGTTCACACTCAAGGAGCCGCCGACGGTAAAGTTCGAGTAGGACTGCATGATCGTGAGCGACAGATTCTTGTGGTCGATGGTTTCTTGAATGGCGCGCCAGGTGATGCCTGCCTCTACCGTAATTGTCTTGGTCTCGGGCGAGAAGGCCACGATCCGGTTGAGGCTTCGCATATCCAGGTGCAGCGTCCGTTCCGAGGCCGTTTGTCCGCCCATGCTGAAGTGCCCTCCGCCGATGGAGATGGGCCCTCGATGGGTCCGCACCAGCTCTCGCACCGCATCCACAGTCTTGGGCACCACGACTTCATCGACCAACACCGGATTAATTTGTGTGACATCGTTGACGATCGCCGGGCCGGCCAGGGCGGGAAGGGCCCAGCCGGTGAGGAGCGCAAAGGCAAGGGCAAGGGCAAGGGGAGCGAACATCAGCAGTCGTACGATTATCATGCTAGAGGGCTCGCGAGGGTGGTTTCACAAACACCATCAATGTATTGTCGGTTGGATCGTGGGCTTGCAGCAGCCGTGTGGCAGACTTCTCGAACCCGGCAGCGCCAAGCGCTGCCTCTAGCTGCGGCACCGACGTAAAGTTTCTTATTTGTGCGACATTGTCGGCCCAGGAAATATTCAGGCCCGCATTGAAGACATCATGTGCCAATGCCACGAACGCTTCCATCTCAGGACTGGCCACGTTGTGATCTCGGACGACCAGACGCCCTCCCGGCTTCAATACCTGCCATGCCGCTTGAATGAATCGCGCGCGCTTGTCCGTTGGTGCATGATGAAATCCGATGAAGTTCGTCACGAGGTCGACGCTTTCCGCAGGGATCGACGGGCCGTCGAACGGCTCGTAGTTTCCCATGGGCACATAGGTGCCGATGGGGGTGAGTTGTCCGCGTTCGGCGATGTCGCTGGGGGAGTAACTCGGTGCGAGATCGTTCACCACATACATCGGGCCGTCGATCGGGATCAGGGCGCGGATGCCGTTGGCGTAACGTCCGGTCGTTCCGATCTCCACGTAGCCGGAGAGCGTTCGCGTGGTGCCGAGCAATTCCACCGTCTGGCGGGCCATCTCCGTTTTCTGTTTATGCAAGGCGGGTAGGCCATAGGTGGCTTCCGACAAGAAGGGCTTGATGGCTGAGAGTCGCTGTTGGAGCGTCGTGTAGATGAGCTGGTCGGAGCCGGACTCGTTGGTCAGGTCGATGATCAATTGGTGGAACCGGTCTTCAGGATAGAGGTGGTACACGTTTTGAAGGAAGAGGAAAAAGCGATCGCGCGCGCGCAGGTCGCCATAGACCGCGCGGAAGTTGGAGCGAGAAGCCGGCGGGGCTGAAGGCGCGGTGTTCATGCCGGCTTCGGCCAGATCCAGCAATTGCCAGAGTGGTGCGAGCGAGGGCGAGCCCTTAGGCGGCCATGTCCAAGAGGGCGAACCGGCAACCGTCGCCAGCGCAGCCAGGGTACATTTGAATGCGGTCCGCCGTGAGATGTGAGGTGAGGTTGCCATAGCCCGCTCCTTTGCGGCGGCACGAAGTACAGTCGCCTGTTGTAGTATAGGCGTTTCGTCGTGCCGCTCAAGAAGAATTCCGTAGTATGCAGACATCTGCGCCCGCAGTGTGACGTCGCAGCCTCTGTTAGAAACCAGCGGTCTGGGATATGATCGCCGCGTCGTTTCCGTGGGCCGCGCTCGTCATGCATGAAGCGAACATGGGAAGATGTCATGCGTGGGAGGCAACAGCTCATCGAACAGATGAAGCAGCCGACGATCTCGACGATATCGCAGGTGGAACGAGTGGATAGGAAAGGAGCGATTCAATGGCCAAAGTTCGACTGACTCCGGCGAACATCATGCAACTCGGGATGGGGTTTTGGGGGTCGAAGACGCTCTTGAGCGCCATCGAGCTGGGTCTTTTCACGGAACTCGGCAAAGGCCCTCTGGACGAGGGGGCGTTGACCAAGCGGCTCCAGCTCCATCCCCGTAGCGCGCGGGATTTCTTCGATGCGCTGGTGGTCCTTGGTATGTTGAAGCGGACCGGGGCGCGCTATGCCAATACGCCGGAAACAGCCAAGTTTCTGGATCGATCGAAACCTTCGTATGCCGGCGGTATGCTGGAAATGTGCAACACACGGCTCTATCCATTCTGGGGTTCGCTGACGGAAGGCCTCCGCACCGGTAAGCCGCAGAACGAGGTGAAGACCGGCGAGGATTTCTTCGGCACCTTGTATGCCGATCCTCAACGGTTGGAGGGGTTCCTCAAGGCCATGACCGGCTTGAGTGTCGGCTCCGCACAGATCATCGCCAAGAAGTTTCCTTGGAAGAAGTACAAGACGTTTATGGATGTCGGTTGCGCTCAAGGCGGCGTCGCGGTTGAGATCGCGCTCGTGCACAAACATCTGACGGGCGGGGGGATGGATTTGCCGGTCGTGCAGCCGGTGTTCGAGGCCTATGCGCGGGAACGGGGTGTTGCGCAGCGGCTGCGCTTTCAGCCCGGTGATTTCTTCAAAGACCCCTTGCCGACATGCGACGTGATCGTGATGGGGCATATCCTCCACGACTGGAATCTGGAGGAGAAGAGGATGCTCCTCCGCAAGGCCTACGAGGCGTTGTCGCCGAAGGGCGCGATCATCGTCCACGAAGCCCTCATCGACGACGCACGGAAACAAAATGCATTTGGACTGCTCATGAGCCTCAATATGCTCATTGAAACCCCTGGTGGATTCGACTTCACCGGCGCAGACTGCCGCAAGTGGATGAAAGACGCAGGGTTCAAGCGGACGCAGGTCGCCAAATTGGCTGGACCGGACGGCATGGTGGTTGGGTACAAATAATCGTCGTCGGGAGAGCGTTCAGACGAGTCGTTCGCGTCGAACCGATGGATGAGACGAGGAGACGTATGGACAGTCGAAGAACGCCGGAGGCGGATCAGGCTTCGAATGCGGTATTGGATAACCTCATGCACGTGTTGCTGGAGCAACATTCTGCGTTCCGGGCGTTCCTGCGCAAGCGGCTGTCTGACGATGCGCTGGTGGAAGACCTGCTGCAGCAGAGCTTGATGAAGGCCGTCGAACGGCATCATGATCTGAAGACACACGACAGTGCCGTTAGCTGGTTCTACCGCATCCTGCGTAACGCCGTGACGGATTACTACCGGTCTCACGCCGCCGACCATCGCAAGGTGGAGGGTCTGCTCCAGGAGCTGAGGGCTTCCGAGGAGGACAAGACTCCGGCATTTGACGAAGTGCGGCCGGCGATCTGTGCATGCCTCACTCCTTTACTGAAAGACATGCGGCCCTCATACGCGGACCTGCTCAGGCGCATCGATCTAGAGGGGGAGGTGCCTGCCTCTGTTGCGAAGGACTTGGAGCTGACCACCAACAATCTGACTGTCCGTCTCCATCGGGCGCGCCAGGCGCTACGGGCCAGACTGGAACAGGTCTGCGGAGTCTGCACCAGGCACGGCTGCCTGAACTGTACCTGTGCGTAGCAACTTTCCGGTCGGCACCCCCAAGAGAATGCGTTCGTCCAGATAGAATCAGCTTTAGAAGGGCACTGTAATAATCCGATCCCTGCTCCGTCTGTAAGGGTGAGCGAGGCAATCATCATCACTTACAGGGAGGTTTCACATGATGCAGGCCGAATCAGTTTTCCCCACTCTCTCCGACGAAGAGGCGCCACCAGCATGCTGCTCCAAGCCGAAGCCACAGGCGCCGCCGCACGAGCATCACGGCCATCATAGTCATCAGGAGGCGGCGCAGGCATCTCCGTCGTTGAATCGCACGGCCTTCATGGCCACGCTGCATTGCTTGACAGGTTGCACCATCGGCGAAGTGCTCGGCATGGTGATCGGCACGGCGCTTGGATGGCCGACCTGGCCGACCGTCGCCCTCGCGGTGACGCTGGCCTTTCTGTTCGGCTACGGCATGACGCTCTGGCCGCTTCGCAGGGCAGGGATCGCCTGGGGTACGGCGCTCGGATTGGCGTTTGCGTCCGACACCCTTTCCATGGGCACCATGGAGTTCGTCGACAATGCGATCATGCTCGTGATCCCCGGTGCCATGGACGCCGGATTGCTCGACCCGCTATTCTGGGGAAGTCTCGCGGCCTCGCTGGTTCTGGCCGGGGCCGCGGCCTTTCCCGTGAATCGCTGGTTGATCGCGCGGGGCAAGGGCCATGCGGTGGTGCATGCGTATCACTGCCACTGACAGGAAGATCAATCGTTCCATCCGTGTCGCGGCGATCGTGGTGACGGCCACGATCGCCCTCGGGTTGGCTGCCTGCAGTCAGTTCGAGCCACGCGACAAGCGGTTTTACTATCGAGCCCTCTGGAACTTTGCGCTGCGCGAAGATCTGGCCGAGCTTGATAGCGAGTTCAACGGCGTGGATTTCGGCCATTCAAATCTATACGAAAACCTCTTATTAACCAGCGGCACAGACGTGCCGGCTATTGAGGACCGGGCTCGCAAGGAAACGCTCGCCTTCATTGCGTCGAAACCCACACTCAATCCGAATGAGGAGGCCATTGCGCCGACGTACATGAAGCTGGCCTGGCGCGCGCAGAACACGTTCGACGAAGCCCATGCCCTGCATCGCGCCACCTACGACATTATGGTCTCGAACGAGCCGGAGAAAGAGCGTGCGATCAGGGACGTGTTGGCCTTTTATCAGGAGAGCGCCTACGCCATCACGGCCAAACGGCTGGACCACCGCCGGCTCGATCAGTTCCCCTATTCCAAGACGTTCCGCACCAGGTTCCCGCTCTTCAACGCGACGATCTGGTCGTACCACTATTTGCAAGTCGCCGTGTACGATCCTTTGCAAGCTGCGCGCGATCTCGCAGCGAAGACCCGGGCCATGCGGCCCATTCTTGCCACCTATCGAGGCTATCTTGCACAGCCGCCTGTGGAATGGACCTTCATGCCGCTTACGGCGGAGTTGAGTCCTGTGTTCGCCGCGCGTTATCCGGAGATCGCCAATATCTTCGACAACCTTCACATGCTGCACGACAACATCAGCGACATTCTCGCGAGCGAGCAGGTGCCGACGTGGGACGCGAAGCGGACAGAGATCTATCGTATTGTGAATGCCTACTATCTGGCGAGCGCCGACGGGAAGAATCCCATGGTTGTGAACGATCAGGAGCACCACCATTGAAACGGCCGACTCTGTACGCAGTCAGATGGATCGTCGTCTTTATACTCGGGCTATGGCCCCTATCGAGCTTCGCTCTGGACCACGACAATCTCGATCCGAACAGGCCGATCGGCATGGAAGACGCCTATGCGATTCCGAAGGGGGAAATCGGGATGGAGGGCGGCGTACGCTTCAACGATCGTCGAGAGAGCCGCACACGCATCACCTTCCAACCGCAGATCATCTATGGTGCCTTCGACAATGCGCAGATCGAAATCCAGGGCGACCTCATGACCGAGCCGAACAGCCTCGTCGGCGCCGCCAAGTCCGGCGACCTGCACCTGGGCCTGCTCTACAATTTCAATACGGAGACGATGAATCTTCCGGCCATGGCCCTGCGCGTTGAGGCCGATCTGCCCACCGGTGTGAATTCCAAAGGCGTGGATACCCAGATGACTGGCATTCTCACGCGCTCGTTCGGGCGGCTCCGTGCCCACCTCAACGCGGGCTACACTGTGCTGGGTTCGCCGCAAGGGCAGGAGCGGCCTGGGGCCTATCGCGCCGTGGTAGCCGTGAGTTATCCCCTGGGCTATCCAGGGAGTTTCCGAGACACGCTGATCGCCAGTGTCTATACGAGACAGTCGGACCAGCGAGGCCAACGCAACAATATGGGCTGTGAAATCGGCCTGCGCCATCAGCTCACCTCGCGCATCGTGCTCGACGCGGGGCTCGGTACCGAATTCTATGGACCAACCGATCGTGCGGCGCTGCTGGGAACCGTGGGGGTCTCCGTCGGCTTCTAATCCTTTCAGGATGACTAGCTGGCGGATCTTTTCCTCATCCTGCTAGAATCTCCCGCCATGTCGGTCGAAACTTTTACCGCGCAAGTTGAATCGGTCACGCATCTCACGCACGACGTGTGCGAGCTCGATCTGCGCTTGATCGAACCACGATCCATCACATTCAAGCCCGGGCAATTCATCTCCTTCGAAATGCCGCATCCGCAGACCGGTCGTCTCCTGACGCGGGCCTATTCTATCGCCTCGCAGCCCAGTCGTCCCGACGTCGTGACCCTGCTGTTCAACCTTGTGCCGGGCGGAGCCGGCTCCGGCTTTCTATTCGACCTCAAGGTGGGGGATACGACATCCTTCAAGGGACCGGCGGGGAGTTTCTATCTGCGAGAGGATCCGGAACGCGATCTCCTCTTCATCGCCAGCGGCACCGGGATCACGCCGATCCGGTCCATGTTGCTGGCGAATGCGGAGCATCCCGACCCGAGACCGGCTACTCTGTTCTGGGGCCTGCGGAGCCAGCGGGACCTGTATTATCAGCATGAGTTGGCCGAATTGGCTAAGCGGATTCCGACTCTGACCGTCGTCACGACGCTCTCCCGTCCCGAACCTGGCTGGTCCGGTGCCTCAGGCCGCGTCCTCAGATTGATCGAAGAGCGAATCGCGTCAGTCAATGATCTGGACGTCTATCTCTGCGGGAATAGCGCCATGATCGGCGAGGCCAAGGCCTTGCTGCGGCAAAAAGGCCCCTGCCCCATCTACCGAGAAAAGTACTACGACGGGGAAGAGGATGGAGACTGATGATCTTTTGTGCTCGCATAGTAAAGGGCAGCCTCGGCCATTCCCGTAACGAGAGGTGTAGGGAAACGTGATCCCATGCAGCGATTAACAAATACAGTCGCGATTGTGACTGGCAGCAGTAGCGGTATCGGCAAGGCGATCGCACTGCGGTTTGGTGCCGAAGGGGCAAGGGTTGTGGTCGCGGCACGACGGATGGCGCTCTGCGAACAGACTGTCGCACAGATTGTGAAAGACGGTGGCGAGGCTTGGGCTATTCAGCCCGACGTGGCCGATGAACGCCAGGTGGAACGGCTGATCCAGGAGACGGTCACGCGGTATGGGCGGCTGGATATTCTCGTCAACAACGCCGGAATCTTCGGCGGCAAGCGCCTCGCGGACACGATGACGAAGGATTTCGACGAGGTGATGAGTGTGAATCTTCGCGGCACGTTTTTCTGTTGCCGGGCGGGATTCACACAGATGAAGCGGCAGGGTGGAGGCACGATCATCAATATGTCGAGCGTCGCTGGACTGCAGGCCTGGGCCGGCACCGGCGCCTATAGCGCCTCGAAGCACGGGGTTCAGGCGTTGACAAAATCGCTGGCCGACGAAGGCCGGCCGCATCACATTAAAGTCAGCGCCATCTGTCCAGGAGGCGTGGCCGACGAACTCGTGGATGCCTCTTCGGAAGAGATTCTCCGGAGCGAGAAGATCGATCCCTTCGATGTCGCGGAGACCGCCGTCTACCTGGCGACCCTGGGAAAATATTCCGTGGTGCATCAGATCGTCATCGATCGACTGGGCGCCGACTGGTGACGATCGCTCCATCTGCTACACCGACTCAGCCCCGGCAAGCTGCGATCTTCTTCATCCTCATCACCGTCATGCTCGACGTGCTCTCGTTCGGGATCATCATTCCCGTCTTGCCGAAGCTCGTCGAGGATTTTATGGGGGGCGACACGGCACAGGCGGCCGTGATGTACGGCCTGATGGGCACGGCCTGGGCACTCATGCAGTTCGTCTGTTCACCGATTCAAGGCGCGCTGTCGGATCGTTTCGGAAGGCGGCCGGTCGTGCTGTTGTCGAATCTCGGACTCGGCCTCGACTACATCTTCATGGCACTCGCGCCGAACGTGACCTGGCTCTTCGTGGGTCGGGCCATTTCCGGCATCGCCTCATCCAGCTTCAGCACCGCCGGCGCCTATATCACCGATGTGACGCCGCCGGAGAGACGAGCCGCCGGTTTCGGGATGATCGGTGCGGCCTTCGGCTTAGGCTTCGTGCTTGGCCCTGCAGTCGGTGGTTTGCTTGGAGTGATCGACCCGCGTC contains these protein-coding regions:
- a CDS encoding FAD-binding oxidoreductase; the protein is MIIVRLLMFAPLALALAFALLTGWALPALAGPAIVNDVTQINPVLVDEVVVPKTVDAVRELVRTHRGPISIGGGHFSMGGQTASERTLHLDMRSLNRIVAFSPETKTITVEAGITWRAIQETIDHKNLSLTIMQSYSNFTVGGSLSVNVHGRYVGQGPLIGSVKALKVVLADGQLVEASPTERPELFFGCIGGYGGLGVIVEATLELADNLKVERSVQAMPVTAYKDFFFKTIKPSKTAIFHNGDIYPPAYDEVLSITWSATDKPVTVEERLMPIQSHYWFDQLSYYWLSEIPFGKQFREYVIDPLRLRGEAVVWRNYEASYDVHQLEPRSRDTSTYVLQEYFVPVHRFDEFMPKMAEIFTRYHANIMNVSIRHAVPDRGSLMAWAREEVFAFVVYYKQGTAPHEKTTVGIWTRELIDAVLSVGGTYYLPYQLHGTDEQFQQAYPHAKEWFLLKQQLDPDNRFRNKLWDRYYHPSGISQTLLPTPSTTETSDRDVKKNFKP
- a CDS encoding class I SAM-dependent methyltransferase, with the protein product MATSPHISRRTAFKCTLAALATVAGSPSWTWPPKGSPSLAPLWQLLDLAEAGMNTAPSAPPASRSNFRAVYGDLRARDRFFLFLQNVYHLYPEDRFHQLIIDLTNESGSDQLIYTTLQQRLSAIKPFLSEATYGLPALHKQKTEMARQTVELLGTTRTLSGYVEIGTTGRYANGIRALIPIDGPMYVVNDLAPSYSPSDIAERGQLTPIGTYVPMGNYEPFDGPSIPAESVDLVTNFIGFHHAPTDKRARFIQAAWQVLKPGGRLVVRDHNVASPEMEAFVALAHDVFNAGLNISWADNVAQIRNFTSVPQLEAALGAAGFEKSATRLLQAHDPTDNTLMVFVKPPSRAL
- a CDS encoding methyltransferase, with the protein product MAKVRLTPANIMQLGMGFWGSKTLLSAIELGLFTELGKGPLDEGALTKRLQLHPRSARDFFDALVVLGMLKRTGARYANTPETAKFLDRSKPSYAGGMLEMCNTRLYPFWGSLTEGLRTGKPQNEVKTGEDFFGTLYADPQRLEGFLKAMTGLSVGSAQIIAKKFPWKKYKTFMDVGCAQGGVAVEIALVHKHLTGGGMDLPVVQPVFEAYARERGVAQRLRFQPGDFFKDPLPTCDVIVMGHILHDWNLEEKRMLLRKAYEALSPKGAIIVHEALIDDARKQNAFGLLMSLNMLIETPGGFDFTGADCRKWMKDAGFKRTQVAKLAGPDGMVVGYK
- a CDS encoding sigma-70 family RNA polymerase sigma factor, which translates into the protein MDSRRTPEADQASNAVLDNLMHVLLEQHSAFRAFLRKRLSDDALVEDLLQQSLMKAVERHHDLKTHDSAVSWFYRILRNAVTDYYRSHAADHRKVEGLLQELRASEEDKTPAFDEVRPAICACLTPLLKDMRPSYADLLRRIDLEGEVPASVAKDLELTTNNLTVRLHRARQALRARLEQVCGVCTRHGCLNCTCA
- a CDS encoding DUF4396 domain-containing protein produces the protein MMQAESVFPTLSDEEAPPACCSKPKPQAPPHEHHGHHSHQEAAQASPSLNRTAFMATLHCLTGCTIGEVLGMVIGTALGWPTWPTVALAVTLAFLFGYGMTLWPLRRAGIAWGTALGLAFASDTLSMGTMEFVDNAIMLVIPGAMDAGLLDPLFWGSLAASLVLAGAAAFPVNRWLIARGKGHAVVHAYHCH
- a CDS encoding transporter; the encoded protein is MKRPTLYAVRWIVVFILGLWPLSSFALDHDNLDPNRPIGMEDAYAIPKGEIGMEGGVRFNDRRESRTRITFQPQIIYGAFDNAQIEIQGDLMTEPNSLVGAAKSGDLHLGLLYNFNTETMNLPAMALRVEADLPTGVNSKGVDTQMTGILTRSFGRLRAHLNAGYTVLGSPQGQERPGAYRAVVAVSYPLGYPGSFRDTLIASVYTRQSDQRGQRNNMGCEIGLRHQLTSRIVLDAGLGTEFYGPTDRAALLGTVGVSVGF
- a CDS encoding FAD-binding oxidoreductase encodes the protein MSVETFTAQVESVTHLTHDVCELDLRLIEPRSITFKPGQFISFEMPHPQTGRLLTRAYSIASQPSRPDVVTLLFNLVPGGAGSGFLFDLKVGDTTSFKGPAGSFYLREDPERDLLFIASGTGITPIRSMLLANAEHPDPRPATLFWGLRSQRDLYYQHELAELAKRIPTLTVVTTLSRPEPGWSGASGRVLRLIEERIASVNDLDVYLCGNSAMIGEAKALLRQKGPCPIYREKYYDGEEDGD
- a CDS encoding SDR family oxidoreductase, producing the protein MQRLTNTVAIVTGSSSGIGKAIALRFGAEGARVVVAARRMALCEQTVAQIVKDGGEAWAIQPDVADERQVERLIQETVTRYGRLDILVNNAGIFGGKRLADTMTKDFDEVMSVNLRGTFFCCRAGFTQMKRQGGGTIINMSSVAGLQAWAGTGAYSASKHGVQALTKSLADEGRPHHIKVSAICPGGVADELVDASSEEILRSEKIDPFDVAETAVYLATLGKYSVVHQIVIDRLGADW